Below is a genomic region from Archocentrus centrarchus isolate MPI-CPG fArcCen1 unplaced genomic scaffold, fArcCen1 scaffold_42_ctg1, whole genome shotgun sequence.
GCAAAGTGATGGAAACCAAGCCAAGTAGAAGCAGTATTTGACTTACACAGTCATCACAGACAGCTGTTGGCACACTGTCTCCAGCTGTGAACCACTGATTGAACCATTTGTCAGAAGAGAGTGGTCATAGTCCGCATCATTAGGTAGCAGCCGGTAAGGTTTTGGCTAGTATTGCTGAGCTGATCTCAGGTCTGGGTGAGGGGACGCACACTGAGCCCATCCTGTTGAGGGACGTTGCTTTGGTCATGCCCTCGCTACCCACGGTGGAGAGAGGGAAGCTCTCGTAGCTCTCTGCGGCCTGGTTGCCGCACTGGCAGCGCTGCAGCGTCAACTTCAGCTCCCTCTGGAAGTTGCTGTTGAGGAAGCCGTAGACGACGGGGTTAATGCAGGTAGAGGCCATCGCTGTCAGGTGGCAGGCGGAGAAGACGGCGTCATGCTGGCAGTCTGGTAGGGCCTGGTGGTGCCAATCAAACAGAGTGTTGAAGACATTCAGCGGCAGCCAGCACAGAGCGAAGGCGATGACGATGGCCAGCAGCATTATGTTTATCCTCTGGGCTCCTCGAGTCCTCCTGCTGCGCTCCAGCATGTCCCTGCACAACACAGCGTGACGTCTATTGTCAGACATGAAATGTCACAGCAAAGCTCAGGCATAATTAATACACAATGCACTCAAAAACAGAACCAGCAAAGAACTGGCTTTACATAATAATGCAAACATGCTGTCACACAGTGGATGACAAAAGCCTGCGATGTGAATGAACTGGGTGATTAGGGGAGTGAAAGCTGTGCGACCTGCGACGTCTCAGGCGTAGGAAGATCCGGAGGTAGCAGAGCAGCACCAGCAGAAGGGGCAGGCAATACTGGAAGATAAGCAGCGAGGTCGTGTAGGCGAGGCGATGCTTGTCTGACGGCCACAGCTCCATACAGATCAAATGATCCCTTCAACAAGACAGACACCGCTAAAGGGTAGGACGAACCCAGAACAGGACATATCTCCATACTACAGCATGTGATAGATGGAAATGGAAGCTGAAGTTCTGATGTAACTTCTGGACTAACCAGTGTCCCAAAGCCTCTGTGCCTCAAAGTAATACCCCACTGAGCACTTCTTTACTGCTGCTACACTCTTAGAAATAAAGTATAAGTACTTTATTGTACCTTAGAGAGATCTGACAGCTGTCCAGAGGATCACTGAGGTAATGTCCAGGGCTTTACTGCTACTACatcattttaacaatttttaTGAATATTTGCCTGCCTGCATACTGGACTCAAATCTAAGCTTAAAGCAGAGAGCTTTTTGGTCCCCTCAGCTTCCTGCATTAATGTTTCCAGCTTTTAACCCGATGAGCAGGCACAGTGTTGTTCATTCACTGTCTGAGTAAATGGAAATACTTCTtcaatttttttggtaaatgaagTAAATACAAACATCCAGACATACCCCCTATTTCCTGTAGTCAGTGATGGCTTCACAGCGGTGAGCCTCAGGCAGCCTGGGGCTCTATGGATAAGAGACACTCGGGACAAAAGTCCTTGCATCTCCATCATCTGACCGGTTGGTGCCCCATGGCAACTTCCAAGCACAAGGGAAAAAGTATTCCCCAACTGGCTGGTGAGTGGCTGCTGGCTGATGCTGGGTGAGACTGGTCACACTGCTTAGTGGCAGATTGCAGCAGTCACCCacagtttgcatgaaagatgctgacttgtctgccAGCTCTTGCCACTTACGCTCCAAGCTGCACTGAAGCTTGAAAAAGTGCAGCTCAGACCAAAGACTGAGAACATTCAGTGCTTTactgctgcaaccaacacatttttaaagctgcagctttTACTACGAAGGCCACCGGCCCCCACTCCTGGACTCAGCGAGTAGTTTGggaatgtttgcagacaaactgGCATTGTCCAGTCAAACTACTGGCAACCATGGCAACATGCTAGCAGCCAAAGAAATCACAAGAAAGTTTTCGATGCAGCATCAgctacactatactgccaaaggtattcactcaccatccacaTCATAGttttgagttcaggtgttccagtcacttccacggccacaggtgtatgaaCACCtgcagcatgcagactgcttctaccaacatcagtgaaagaatgggtcgctctcaggagctcagtgagttccagcgtggtaccgtgataccTGTGCCGCAGGTCCAGTCATGAActttcctcactgctaaatattccacagtcagctgttagtgggattataacaaagtggaagtgattgggaacgacagcaactcagccatgaagtgggcCATGTacaatcacagagtggggtcagaggatgcaaCTAAACTGAAGGAGCAAACCCACTCTGGAAACTTACTGAAActaaacaaactgacaaaattcaaacagaaaatatgtaggattgtattttttttttcagacagaaacatcctttctcagagtgatgctgaaaagctcattcatgcatttattacttctaggctggactactgtaattcattattatcaggctgtcctaaaagctccctgaaaagccttcagctgatccaaaatgctgcagctagagtactgacagggactagaaagagagagcagatttctcccatattggcttctcttcattggctccctgttaaatctagaatagaatttaaaatccttctcctcacatacaaggtcttgaataatcaggccccatcttatctcaaagacctcatagtcccatatcaccccaacagagcacttctctctcagactgctggcttacttgtggtttctaggatacttaagagtagaatgggaggcagagccttcagctttcaggcccctcttctgtggaaccagctcccagcttggattcaggagacagacaccctctctatttttaagattaggcttaaaactttcctttttgatcaagcttatagttagggctggatcaggtgaccctgaaccatcccttagttatgctgctataggcctaggctgctggggggttcctatgatgcactgagtgtttcttttcattcacctcttttcactctgtttatacttcactgtgcatttaatcattagttattattaatctctgtctctcttccacagtgtgtctttgtcctgtctctctcccctgtcTGCCCCTCCCTGCTAGAGGTTCAGGAAAACTAATTATCTCTAACTATCTATCTCTTTATAGCTCAGCTCAGGTTGCTCCCCAGTTCGAAGTTAACAACATCCCTGGACTTACTGGCCCACACACGTATCCCAGATCTCACCTGAAGGGGTTGGCGGGAAGGCTGATGTTCTGGAATGGGTCATTGGTGAGGATGTTGAAGGACAGGAAGGGCAGCGAGATGAAGCAGGCGACCAGCCACGTCAGCCCCACGGCCAGGTAGGAGTGTCCGGCGGCCGGGGACCAGCCGGTGGGATGGAGGATCAGCTGGTGGCGCTCCAAAGCAATCAAAACCAGGGAGAAGACAGAAACCGTCACCGACATGCACTGAACAAAGGGCGTCACCTAGACAGGCACGAAACACAGCAAAGGTCAAAGGGAAAGTGtacttcattttaaaaacaggggATTATCGAGGGGCCAGCTGGGGGTCCTGTGATCAGGGCCCTGGGATCTgcccaccagcagcagctgctccacgtccactctgtaacatcagcttttatctatttattcaaAGTGGATGCTGAACTTTTGCAATAAGCTCCGTTACATTACATGAGCTCAGGTCCTGCATCATTGCCCCACAGTAAGCACCTGATCCAGCGTGTCAACAATCAGaggggatttttttattttcagaatcctcatttaaaatatacatGAACACAAACTTTCTGCTGACCTGCAGCATGCCATATTCGGTCTGTGGGTAAAATACTGCTTAACCTGCGGGCACTCTTATAATGCTGCCCATGCTCAACTCTACAGTTGGCTCAGTGTAAGAGTGCGTCTGGCAGCACTGAAGCAGCAGTCTTCATTTCTGCTCCATCAAATCTGGAGACTGCTTCTGTAACATCAGCAGCATTGACTCACTGttatgaagctgctgctgaagtTAAAACGTTTCAGATGCCAAAGAGACTTGTAATTATAGCCAATTGCTTATCTATAATGCCAAAGGTCGTCTCACACACCCCTCTGTCTGTA
It encodes:
- the LOC115777029 gene encoding neuropeptide Y receptor type 1-like; translation: MSNDSSLLHVWEASDWADTSQCPPSVGGATFLIVAYSAVIAIGLLGNAGLVFIIARQQELRNVTNILIANLSCSDILMCIVCLPVTVIYTLMDRWVLGEALCKVTPFVQCMSVTVSVFSLVLIALERHQLILHPTGWSPAAGHSYLAVGLTWLVACFISLPFLSFNILTNDPFQNISLPANPFRDHLICMELWPSDKHRLAYTTSLLIFQYCLPLLLVLLCYLRIFLRLRRRRDMLERSRRTRGAQRINIMLLAIVIAFALCWLPLNVFNTLFDWHHQALPDCQHDAVFSACHLTAMASTCINPVVYGFLNSNFQRELKLTLQRCQCGNQAAESYESFPLSTVGSEGMTKATSLNRMGSVCVPSPRPEISSAILAKTLPAAT